The following are encoded together in the Chaetodon trifascialis isolate fChaTrf1 chromosome 3, fChaTrf1.hap1, whole genome shotgun sequence genome:
- the LOC139329384 gene encoding N-acetyltransferase family 8 member 3-like: MQLVIRRYRPSDKDVVLSLFSTSAQEHILACFHNAMTSPLYIAVTLALCIAGYLLCSVLGAVVFPGVWVGLVYYCCYSIYSRYIREKLQTDMQDIPGNYLSRPDDCYWVAEAEVDGKAQIMGMVAVVGKQSGERRYGELFRMIVSPLSRRMGLGARLAHTAIDFCKERGFSEVVLRTTSTQTAAVALYKKLGFRQVSYTEPTVPAWMAKLAMVKVLIIKKHL, encoded by the coding sequence ATGCAGCTGGTGATCCGTCGGTACCGTCCGTCAGACAAAGACGTGGTGCTCTCCCTGTTCAGCACCAGCGCCCAGGAGCACATACTGGCGTGTTTTCACAACGCTATGACCAGCCCTCTCTACATCGCCGTCACCCTGGCTCTGTGTATTGCTGGCTACCTCCTCTGCTCGGTGTTAGGGGCTGTGGTATTTCCAGGTGTCTGGGTGGGCCTTGTCTACTACTGCTGTTACTCGATATATTCCCGCTACATCCGGGAGAAACTCCAGACGGACATGCAGGACATCCCTGGGAACTATCTGAGCAGACCAGATGACTGTTACTGGGTGGCAGAGGCTGAGGTTGACGGGAAGGCCCAGATCATGGGTATGGTGGCTGTAGTGGGGAAACAAAGTGGGGAAAGAAGATATGGGGAACTGTTCAGAATGATCGTCTCACCGTTGAGCAGACGGATGGGTCTGGGTGCCAGGTTGGCTCATACTGCGATTGACTTCTGTAAGGAACGAGGCTTCTCTGAGGTGGTGCTGCGGACCACCTCCACTCAGACCGCTGCTGTGGCTCTGTACAAGAAACTGGGGTTCAGGCAGGTCTCATACACTGAGCCAACGGTTCCCGCTTGGATGGCAAAGCTGGCCATGGTCAAGgttttaataattaaaaaacaccTGTAG